The following proteins are co-located in the Labrys monachus genome:
- a CDS encoding ABC transporter substrate-binding protein: protein MSSSMRGVIAALLVCSSAVLACAQDGKLPADALITPGKIQFAADFAAAPNQFLKPDGSKDGLDVDMCGGVAAKMKLDIDWTNLSFPGLVPGLQGKRYDALCTAIFITPQRLEVMNMIPYVQWGEGLMVPAGTPLGIACPFKLGDDGSYSACFDKLAGRTVAVAAAGTTNKNLKAQSDRMAAKGLASIDIRAFDTNSDAIQALESGQADAAYLNDPQAHFYMTAHPGKYRMAFENNKANRLAIATLKDDLPLAVAIKAALDAMKADGSYQAIIRKWGLAEVSDFSLAAAP, encoded by the coding sequence ATGTCGAGTTCGATGCGCGGCGTGATCGCGGCTCTTCTTGTGTGTTCGAGCGCTGTCCTCGCCTGCGCGCAGGACGGAAAATTGCCGGCCGATGCGCTGATCACGCCGGGCAAGATCCAGTTCGCCGCCGATTTCGCGGCCGCGCCCAATCAGTTTCTCAAGCCGGACGGAAGCAAGGACGGCCTCGATGTCGACATGTGCGGCGGCGTCGCCGCCAAGATGAAGCTCGATATCGACTGGACGAACCTGTCTTTCCCCGGCCTGGTCCCGGGCCTGCAGGGCAAGCGCTATGATGCGCTGTGCACCGCTATCTTCATCACGCCGCAGCGGCTCGAGGTCATGAACATGATCCCCTATGTGCAATGGGGCGAGGGGCTGATGGTGCCGGCCGGCACCCCCCTCGGCATTGCCTGTCCGTTCAAGCTGGGCGATGACGGCTCCTACAGCGCCTGCTTCGACAAGCTCGCCGGCAGGACCGTCGCGGTGGCGGCGGCCGGGACGACCAACAAGAACCTGAAGGCGCAGAGCGACCGCATGGCGGCCAAGGGCCTCGCCTCGATCGATATCCGGGCGTTCGACACCAATTCGGATGCGATCCAGGCCCTGGAGAGCGGGCAGGCGGACGCCGCCTATCTGAATGATCCGCAGGCTCACTTCTATATGACGGCCCATCCCGGCAAGTATCGCATGGCCTTCGAGAACAACAAGGCCAACAGGCTCGCGATCGCCACCCTCAAGGATGATCTGCCCCTTGCCGTCGCCATCAAGGCGGCGCTGGACGCCATGAAGGCGGACGGTTCCTACCAGGCGATCATCCGCAAATGGGGGCTGGCGGAAGTGAGCGACTTTTCACTCGCGGCCGCACCGTAA
- a CDS encoding SDR family NAD(P)-dependent oxidoreductase, producing the protein MRCHDDAGSPSGRKPLSGQVALVSGGAKGIGNAICRQLAELGASIALTGAQDVRSAERTAAELADSGSKALAFAMDLTDRDSVDATVGAVVERLGRLDIVVNNAGASRRGRLLDLASEDWNHVFAVQTLGFLHLAVAGARQMIAQGGGGSIIAIAGASALRCYPGNGAYGPSKAAVLATVRQMAVEWAGHEIRVNAVLPGPIREVDEDWRTAEPRLAAEVQRIPLKRVGTPQDVAQAVAYLSTAGYVTGQNIVVDGGSTTTWYIDGRA; encoded by the coding sequence GTGAGGTGCCACGACGATGCCGGATCTCCATCGGGGCGCAAGCCTCTGTCGGGCCAGGTCGCCCTGGTCTCGGGGGGCGCCAAGGGAATCGGGAACGCCATCTGCCGGCAATTGGCTGAGCTCGGCGCCTCGATCGCCCTCACCGGCGCGCAGGATGTCCGCAGCGCCGAACGGACGGCGGCGGAACTGGCGGATTCGGGTTCGAAGGCTCTGGCTTTCGCGATGGATCTGACCGACAGGGATTCGGTGGACGCCACGGTCGGGGCGGTTGTCGAACGGCTGGGCCGCCTCGACATCGTCGTCAACAACGCCGGAGCTTCGCGCCGCGGCAGGCTCCTCGATCTCGCCTCTGAGGATTGGAACCACGTGTTTGCCGTCCAGACCCTGGGCTTCCTTCATCTCGCCGTCGCGGGAGCCCGGCAGATGATCGCGCAAGGCGGCGGCGGCTCGATCATCGCGATCGCAGGCGCCTCGGCGCTGCGATGCTATCCGGGCAACGGCGCCTATGGCCCGTCCAAGGCCGCAGTCCTCGCGACGGTACGGCAGATGGCGGTGGAATGGGCCGGGCACGAGATCCGAGTGAACGCGGTTCTTCCGGGTCCGATCCGGGAGGTCGACGAGGATTGGCGAACGGCCGAGCCCCGCCTGGCCGCCGAGGTCCAGCGCATTCCGCTGAAGCGCGTGGGCACGCCGCAGGATGTCGCGCAGGCCGTGGCCTATCTCAGCACGGCCGGATATGTGACGGGCCAGAACATCGTCGTCGACGGCGGCAGTACGACCACCTGGTATATCGACGGACGAGCCTGA